In the genome of Halobacterium noricense, one region contains:
- a CDS encoding M28 family peptidase: protein MHDWIGDVFTSETGWTHLETLVDVRDRMAGSPGEREAAEATRDALAAACGDASLDEFEIQGWTRGDSAVETPDGDEECIALPRSPNGDVAGEFVDLGYGLPNDFEETDLDGKVVMVASDVPGWYDRYLHRREKYYHAVEAGAAAFVYKNHVEGCLPPTGSVGTEEQPLGEIPAVGVSKEVGARLARKHDGERVGVSVSAEVGDATSQNVHATLGPDTDEELLVTSHVDAHDIAEGAMDNGAGTAMVVELAHVLADREDDLDTKVRFVCFGAEEVGLVGSAYDAANRDREHVRAVLNLDGVVAGRTLECYTHHFDALGDAAREVADRFDHPISLTPEMGPHSDHWEYVKYGVPGYHVTSQTDGDGRGWGHTHADTLDKLEVRTFREQAILLTALAVELASEGFAVAHASEADVAAALEAEDLAEGMKITGDWPY, encoded by the coding sequence ATGCACGACTGGATTGGCGACGTGTTCACCAGCGAGACCGGCTGGACGCACCTCGAAACGCTCGTCGACGTGCGCGACCGGATGGCGGGGTCGCCGGGCGAGCGCGAAGCCGCCGAGGCGACGCGGGACGCGCTCGCGGCCGCCTGCGGGGATGCCTCCCTCGACGAGTTCGAGATTCAGGGCTGGACGCGCGGCGACAGCGCCGTCGAGACGCCCGACGGCGACGAGGAGTGCATCGCGCTCCCGCGCAGTCCGAACGGCGACGTTGCGGGCGAGTTCGTCGACCTCGGCTACGGCCTCCCGAACGACTTCGAGGAGACGGACCTCGACGGGAAGGTCGTGATGGTGGCCTCCGACGTGCCCGGCTGGTACGACCGCTACCTCCACCGCCGGGAGAAGTACTACCACGCCGTCGAAGCGGGCGCCGCCGCGTTTGTCTACAAGAACCACGTGGAGGGCTGCCTGCCGCCGACCGGGAGCGTCGGCACCGAGGAGCAGCCGCTCGGCGAGATTCCCGCGGTCGGCGTCTCCAAGGAGGTCGGCGCGCGCCTCGCCCGGAAGCACGACGGCGAGCGTGTGGGTGTCTCCGTGAGCGCCGAGGTCGGCGACGCGACGAGTCAGAACGTCCACGCGACGCTCGGCCCGGACACCGACGAGGAACTGCTCGTGACGAGCCACGTCGACGCCCACGACATCGCCGAGGGCGCGATGGACAACGGGGCCGGAACCGCGATGGTCGTCGAACTCGCGCACGTGCTCGCCGACCGCGAGGACGACCTCGACACGAAGGTCCGCTTCGTCTGCTTCGGCGCGGAAGAAGTCGGGCTCGTCGGCTCGGCCTACGACGCCGCGAACCGGGACCGCGAGCACGTCCGCGCCGTGTTGAACCTCGACGGCGTCGTCGCCGGCCGCACGCTGGAGTGCTACACGCACCACTTCGACGCGCTCGGCGACGCCGCCCGCGAGGTCGCCGACCGCTTCGACCACCCGATTTCGCTGACGCCCGAGATGGGGCCACACTCCGACCACTGGGAGTACGTGAAGTACGGCGTCCCCGGCTACCACGTCACCAGTCAGACCGACGGCGATGGTCGCGGCTGGGGGCACACGCACGCCGACACGCTCGACAAACTGGAAGTGCGGACGTTCCGCGAGCAAGCCATCCTGCTCACGGCGCTCGCGGTCGAACTCGCCAGCGAGGGGTTCGCCGTCGCGCACGCCAGCGAGGCCGACGTCGCCGCCGCGCTCGAAGCCGAGGACCTCGCGGAGGGGATGAAAATCACCGGCGACTGGCCGTACTAA
- a CDS encoding DUF7314 family protein, translating to MADEFAKGLGLLTGAGLIWMVLAGWYKTPSFAGPQLTGAPPSDLSMLGEAALILLESMFWLAIFGALVFWVGVPLGRELYAKVSSE from the coding sequence ATGGCTGACGAGTTCGCGAAAGGGCTCGGCCTGTTGACGGGTGCGGGCCTCATCTGGATGGTGCTGGCTGGCTGGTACAAGACCCCGAGCTTCGCGGGTCCCCAGCTCACTGGCGCGCCGCCGAGCGACCTCTCGATGCTCGGCGAAGCCGCGCTGATACTACTGGAGTCGATGTTCTGGCTGGCCATCTTCGGCGCGCTCGTCTTCTGGGTGGGCGTGCCGCTCGGCCGCGAGCTGTACGCGAAGGTCAGCAGCGAGTAA
- a CDS encoding DUF7315 family membrane protein: MGDDERGRDVVVPDRLYKSVTVFSTLFAVVSVVLGFVALDTATNAGRAAPEDVNVAFAALGVGLIAAGGLVYAFSSRFRASGMAKDKDSGDEPSDNG; encoded by the coding sequence ATGGGTGACGACGAACGCGGCCGCGACGTGGTCGTGCCCGACCGGCTCTACAAGTCCGTGACAGTCTTCTCCACGCTGTTCGCCGTCGTGTCGGTCGTGCTCGGGTTCGTCGCGCTGGACACCGCGACGAACGCGGGACGGGCGGCACCCGAGGACGTGAACGTCGCGTTCGCGGCGCTCGGCGTCGGTCTCATCGCGGCGGGCGGCCTCGTGTACGCGTTCTCCTCGCGGTTCCGCGCCAGCGGAATGGCAAAGGATAAAGACAGCGGCGACGAACCTTCGGATAATGGCTGA
- a CDS encoding Gfo/Idh/MocA family protein — protein sequence MLGYGFMGDAHTNALRTLPQFFPDAPDVSLDVLVGRDESAAREAADRLGFDRVETDWRDAIDDIDVFYNLGPNDVHVDPSIAALENDVHVLCEKPLAPTVADAERMAAAATASDATAGIGFNYRFVPAVQYAKRLVEDGALGEIRHARFRYLQDWLVDADAPWSWRMDADAAGSGALGDLGAHSFDLARYLVGDVDAVSGHRETFVEERVPEGESEARPVTVDDAFAAHAEFENGAMGSIEATRCATGRKNGHTFEIDGSEGAVRFDLERLNELEVRRGDGRGFETVLVTDEDDPYGEHWWPPGHVLGWEHTFVHENSEFLGAAAGDGEFAPDFADGLAVQRLLDAVGRSDDRREWVTV from the coding sequence ATGCTCGGCTACGGGTTCATGGGCGACGCGCACACGAACGCGCTCCGCACGCTGCCGCAGTTCTTCCCGGACGCGCCCGACGTTTCGCTGGACGTGCTCGTCGGGCGCGACGAGAGCGCCGCCCGCGAGGCCGCCGACCGCCTCGGCTTCGACCGCGTGGAGACTGACTGGCGGGACGCAATCGACGACATCGACGTCTTCTACAACCTCGGCCCGAACGACGTCCACGTCGACCCCTCCATCGCGGCGCTGGAGAACGACGTCCACGTGCTCTGCGAGAAGCCGCTCGCGCCGACCGTCGCGGACGCCGAGCGGATGGCGGCGGCAGCCACGGCGAGCGACGCGACCGCGGGCATCGGGTTCAACTATCGGTTCGTGCCCGCCGTCCAGTACGCCAAACGACTCGTCGAGGACGGCGCGCTCGGCGAGATTCGCCACGCGCGCTTCCGTTACCTTCAGGACTGGCTGGTCGACGCCGACGCGCCGTGGTCGTGGCGGATGGATGCCGACGCCGCGGGGTCGGGCGCGCTCGGCGACCTCGGCGCGCACAGCTTCGACCTCGCGCGCTACCTGGTCGGCGACGTCGACGCCGTCAGCGGGCACCGCGAGACGTTCGTCGAGGAGCGCGTCCCCGAGGGCGAGAGCGAGGCGCGACCCGTCACCGTCGACGACGCGTTCGCCGCGCACGCGGAGTTCGAGAACGGCGCGATGGGGTCCATCGAAGCGACGCGGTGTGCGACCGGCCGGAAGAACGGCCACACGTTCGAAATCGACGGCTCCGAGGGCGCGGTCCGCTTCGACCTCGAACGGCTCAACGAACTGGAGGTCCGCCGCGGGGACGGCCGCGGCTTCGAGACGGTACTCGTCACCGACGAGGACGACCCCTACGGCGAGCACTGGTGGCCACCCGGCCACGTGCTCGGGTGGGAGCACACGTTCGTCCACGAGAACAGCGAGTTCCTCGGCGCGGCCGCCGGCGACGGCGAGTTCGCGCCGGACTTCGCGGACGGCTTAGCTGTGCAGCGGCTACTGGACGCCGTCGGGCGCAGTGACGACCGCCGTGAGTGGGTGACGGTCTGA
- a CDS encoding cytochrome b: MSVERKDDHDHDAWLEEKDLTPIEHTFLATLVWLDKRLRLVDYLELLETLYYRVNLQMPKSHTEQYNLDNKFWYWYPLYSLGFFSTLAYVVAAISGALLGFYYSPSAAAGSVDIEGATVAYSTVAAIMTDLNFGFFLRSLHRWAAQVMTAAVFLHMLRVYFTGAYKEPREVNWIIGIVLLSLTMVFGYTGYLLPWDQLAFWAGQIGVEMSLSIPLIGEWVAQLVFGGFSPGQPTLQRMYILHVFLLPFVVTAVIAIHLGLVWMQGIAEPH, translated from the coding sequence ATGAGCGTCGAACGCAAGGACGACCACGACCACGACGCCTGGCTCGAAGAGAAAGACCTCACGCCCATCGAACACACGTTCCTCGCGACGCTCGTCTGGCTCGACAAGCGGCTGCGGCTGGTCGACTACCTCGAACTGCTGGAGACGCTGTACTACCGCGTCAACCTCCAGATGCCGAAGAGCCACACCGAGCAGTACAACCTCGACAACAAGTTCTGGTACTGGTACCCCTTGTACTCGCTGGGGTTCTTCTCCACGCTGGCGTACGTCGTCGCGGCGATATCCGGCGCGTTGCTCGGGTTCTACTACTCGCCGTCCGCGGCCGCCGGCTCCGTCGACATCGAGGGCGCGACCGTCGCGTACAGCACGGTCGCCGCCATCATGACGGACCTGAACTTCGGGTTCTTCCTGCGGTCGCTGCACCGGTGGGCCGCGCAGGTGATGACCGCCGCGGTGTTCCTCCACATGCTGCGCGTCTACTTCACGGGCGCGTACAAGGAACCCCGCGAGGTCAACTGGATCATCGGCATCGTCCTGCTCAGCCTCACGATGGTCTTCGGGTACACGGGCTACCTGCTCCCGTGGGACCAGCTCGCGTTCTGGGCGGGACAGATCGGGGTCGAGATGAGCCTCTCGATTCCGCTCATCGGCGAATGGGTCGCACAGCTCGTGTTCGGCGGCTTCTCGCCGGGGCAGCCGACACTTCAGCGAATGTACATCCTCCACGTGTTCCTGCTCCCGTTCGTGGTGACGGCGGTCATCGCCATCCACCTCGGACTCGTCTGGATGCAGGGCATCGCGGAACCCCACTAA
- a CDS encoding DUF7313 family protein yields the protein MAVPSVTLFGPLDTVLAPYAEYAVLLMVVLNFVSRRVAHAAHERQAEDGADALSWHPFHAFTTWGVVLLSFYYLTLHHHSGIVLSALAVGTLLADFFEFEARKVEAREGLELEAPKGAIVAATITLMYAAYISVFFLVKPYWMQVV from the coding sequence ATGGCAGTTCCATCGGTCACGCTCTTCGGGCCACTCGACACGGTGCTCGCGCCCTACGCCGAGTACGCCGTGTTGCTCATGGTCGTGTTGAACTTCGTCAGCCGGCGCGTCGCGCACGCCGCCCACGAGCGGCAGGCCGAGGACGGCGCGGACGCGCTCTCGTGGCACCCGTTCCACGCCTTCACGACGTGGGGCGTCGTGCTGTTGAGCTTCTACTACCTCACGCTGCACCACCACAGCGGAATCGTGTTGTCCGCGCTCGCCGTCGGCACGCTCCTCGCCGACTTCTTCGAATTCGAGGCCCGCAAAGTCGAAGCCCGCGAAGGCCTCGAACTGGAAGCCCCGAAAGGAGCCATCGTCGCGGCGACGATTACGCTCATGTACGCGGCCTACATCAGCGTCTTCTTCCTCGTCAAGCCGTACTGGATGCAGGTCGTCTGA
- a CDS encoding MTH865 family protein produces MADVETELRKELLDAFSGADYPVKNQMGLVPALPNGPSTKFEAGGKSFTAMELATKLSSRAEFPYDDAESLVDDVIEGLKEEDDI; encoded by the coding sequence ATGGCAGATGTCGAAACCGAACTCCGCAAGGAACTCTTAGACGCGTTCTCGGGTGCCGATTACCCCGTAAAGAACCAGATGGGCCTCGTGCCCGCGCTCCCGAACGGCCCCTCGACGAAGTTCGAGGCCGGCGGCAAGTCCTTCACCGCGATGGAACTGGCGACGAAGCTCTCCAGCCGCGCCGAGTTCCCCTACGACGACGCCGAATCCCTCGTCGACGACGTCATCGAGGGGCTCAAAGAAGAGGACGACATCTGA
- a CDS encoding NAD(+)/NADH kinase, producing the protein MTRVGILGDGATAAADVVRDAGGEAVVGDEVLDSDADAGVIAALGEDALLDALAAASGAPVLPVSAGSEYGGVTRDDLPDALAALASGDYEVDDRPTMAVSAVETAVRALSDVMLVTDEPARISEYAVTTQGRDVDEVRADGVVVATPAGSHGYAADASGPLLSADADALAVVPVAPFRVERVEWVLDAPASVTVVREEADVALFVDGRDYGFAAPHAPVEFDWGEPFPVAVVAASRGVGFE; encoded by the coding sequence GTGACGCGCGTCGGCATTCTCGGCGACGGAGCGACGGCTGCCGCCGACGTCGTGCGGGACGCCGGCGGGGAAGCCGTCGTGGGCGACGAGGTGCTCGACAGCGACGCGGACGCCGGTGTGATCGCGGCGCTCGGCGAGGACGCGCTCCTCGACGCACTCGCCGCGGCGTCCGGCGCGCCCGTTCTCCCAGTAAGCGCGGGCAGCGAGTACGGCGGCGTCACTCGCGACGACCTGCCGGACGCGCTCGCCGCACTCGCCAGCGGCGACTACGAGGTCGACGACCGCCCGACGATGGCGGTTAGCGCCGTCGAGACGGCGGTTCGCGCGCTCTCGGACGTGATGCTCGTGACCGACGAGCCCGCGCGCATCTCCGAGTACGCGGTCACCACGCAGGGCCGCGACGTCGACGAAGTGCGGGCGGACGGCGTCGTCGTCGCGACGCCCGCCGGCAGTCACGGTTACGCAGCGGACGCGAGCGGGCCACTGCTGTCCGCGGACGCCGACGCGCTCGCCGTCGTCCCCGTCGCGCCGTTCCGCGTCGAACGCGTCGAGTGGGTGCTCGACGCGCCCGCCTCCGTCACGGTCGTCCGGGAGGAAGCCGACGTCGCGTTGTTCGTCGACGGCCGCGATTACGGGTTCGCGGCCCCGCACGCGCCCGTCGAATTCGACTGGGGGGAGCCGTTCCCCGTGGCGGTCGTCGCGGCGTCGCGGGGCGTCGGCTTCGAGTGA
- a CDS encoding GNAT family N-acetyltransferase → MPVDGSDQRPACDAWDNSRCEGTAYCQPRCPRAFDDDGQPYVVRPFTADDRTPLVEMYDAMSLEMTTLGLPPRTRERIERWLDGLADEGLNLLAVGDDGVRGHIAAAPADASDPELVVFVHPDHRGCGVGTELLKQLVAYADADGCESLVLTVDEDNERAVHVYDNLGFDVTERLRAEVTMQLDLDDPLAARVKRPPADRREH, encoded by the coding sequence ATGCCCGTGGACGGCAGTGACCAGCGGCCCGCGTGCGACGCGTGGGACAACTCGCGCTGCGAGGGGACGGCGTACTGCCAGCCGCGGTGCCCGCGCGCGTTCGACGACGACGGCCAGCCCTACGTCGTGCGGCCGTTCACCGCCGACGACCGCACGCCACTCGTCGAGATGTACGACGCGATGAGTTTGGAGATGACGACGCTCGGCCTCCCGCCGCGTACCCGCGAGCGCATCGAACGGTGGCTGGACGGCCTCGCGGACGAGGGACTGAACCTGCTCGCGGTGGGCGACGACGGCGTTCGGGGGCACATCGCCGCGGCCCCCGCCGACGCCAGCGACCCCGAACTCGTGGTGTTCGTCCACCCCGACCACCGGGGCTGCGGCGTCGGCACGGAACTCCTCAAGCAGCTGGTCGCGTACGCCGACGCGGACGGCTGCGAGTCGCTCGTGTTGACCGTCGACGAGGACAACGAGCGCGCCGTCCACGTCTACGACAACCTCGGCTTCGACGTCACCGAGCGGCTCCGCGCGGAGGTGACGATGCAGTTGGACCTCGACGACCCGCTCGCGGCCCGAGTCAAACGACCGCCCGCGGACCGACGCGAGCACTGA
- a CDS encoding QcrA and Rieske domain-containing protein, whose protein sequence is MTMSDKYPESSGRRRFVKGVVGSAGVAGIGTAGVASLDTVTNQTGTGGGQTTYFGVQNTGGPAPRAMPMVPIEIDDEGYLRGVYPEIQEVEQQGETVQVARQDLGGITYEVDWFQYCGIQDYQGLQPSYEGDNYFRYSGGSSAYEWQPGSGQVHVDDFEDYETWDNQYGEAGIGKPASVTWRSQETDNSIPVQVIRSTLLEDAVEQASGQVGEWLDAATQDGFMAFLNKCTHYCCVPGYRSSNYEGAGDKIYCACHQSIYDPYSIVKRSFTAYPRPEDG, encoded by the coding sequence ATAACTATGTCTGACAAGTACCCAGAGAGTTCGGGGCGTCGCCGCTTCGTGAAGGGCGTTGTCGGGAGCGCTGGCGTGGCCGGCATCGGTACGGCCGGCGTGGCCAGCCTCGACACCGTCACCAACCAGACGGGGACCGGCGGCGGCCAGACGACGTACTTCGGCGTCCAGAACACCGGCGGGCCGGCCCCGCGTGCGATGCCGATGGTTCCCATCGAAATCGACGACGAGGGGTACCTCCGCGGCGTCTACCCCGAGATTCAGGAAGTCGAACAGCAGGGCGAGACCGTTCAGGTCGCCCGCCAGGACCTCGGCGGCATCACGTACGAAGTCGACTGGTTCCAGTACTGCGGCATTCAGGACTACCAGGGGCTCCAGCCGAGCTACGAGGGCGACAACTACTTCCGGTACTCGGGCGGGTCGAGTGCCTACGAGTGGCAGCCCGGCTCGGGACAGGTCCACGTCGACGACTTCGAAGACTACGAGACGTGGGACAACCAGTACGGCGAAGCCGGCATCGGGAAGCCCGCGTCGGTGACGTGGCGCTCCCAGGAGACGGACAACTCGATTCCGGTGCAGGTCATCAGGAGCACGCTCCTCGAAGACGCCGTCGAGCAAGCAAGCGGCCAAGTCGGCGAGTGGCTCGACGCCGCTACCCAGGACGGCTTCATGGCGTTCCTCAACAAGTGCACGCACTACTGCTGTGTGCCCGGCTACCGGTCCTCGAACTACGAGGGTGCCGGGGACAAGATCTACTGTGCGTGCCACCAGTCCATCTACGACCCGTACAGCATCGTCAAGCGCAGTTTCACGGCGTACCCGCGCCCGGAGGACGGATAG
- a CDS encoding type II toxin-antitoxin system RatA family toxin — protein MNTVEVSTDVRVPVEEAYAFVADFPRYADYSEHLQSVTQHGSGGAGTEYELTFAWWKLTHAVRSRVTGTAEPEQIDWKLVDGIDAHGRWEVAETADGARVTFVVTYDTDSARGALDLPRLVSLDWVVDKVVNKVVEEGERVVERVVADLEGERRPVELAVEAY, from the coding sequence GTGAACACGGTCGAGGTGAGCACGGACGTCCGCGTCCCCGTCGAGGAAGCGTACGCGTTCGTCGCCGACTTCCCGCGGTACGCCGACTACTCCGAGCACTTGCAGTCGGTCACCCAGCACGGGAGCGGCGGCGCGGGCACCGAGTACGAGCTGACGTTCGCGTGGTGGAAACTCACGCACGCGGTGCGCTCGCGGGTCACCGGCACGGCCGAACCCGAACAAATCGACTGGAAGCTCGTGGACGGCATCGACGCGCACGGCCGCTGGGAGGTCGCCGAGACCGCGGACGGGGCGCGGGTGACGTTCGTCGTCACGTACGACACGGACAGCGCCCGCGGCGCGCTCGACCTGCCGCGGCTGGTGTCCCTCGACTGGGTGGTCGACAAGGTCGTGAACAAGGTCGTCGAGGAGGGCGAGCGCGTCGTCGAGCGCGTCGTCGCGGACCTCGAAGGCGAGCGCCGGCCGGTCGAACTCGCCGTCGAGGCGTACTGA
- a CDS encoding NAD(P)/FAD-dependent oxidoreductase: MTAHVAVVGGGPAGLTAAIYTARAGLDTTVYDAGEPILARNAHLENVPGFPAGVNARTFLDATRQQAENAGVEFVEARVEHVTGTDDDFHVETDDAGTDATDFVVAASWPDSSYLDDFELSRIDRGSKTMLDVDQFGRTDLDGVYAAGRVARQYHQTVVAAGHGATVGLTVIDDSDVPHYHDWVAPEGYFTGRDRDVPPGCEEIDEAERREREQASLDALAALSPTDPPTMHPSVEDDD; this comes from the coding sequence ATGACAGCACACGTCGCCGTGGTCGGTGGCGGGCCTGCGGGCCTGACCGCCGCCATCTACACCGCACGCGCCGGCCTCGACACGACCGTCTACGACGCCGGCGAGCCGATTCTCGCGCGCAACGCCCACCTCGAAAACGTCCCCGGGTTCCCCGCGGGCGTGAACGCGCGAACCTTCCTCGACGCCACCCGCCAGCAGGCCGAGAACGCGGGCGTGGAGTTCGTCGAGGCGCGCGTCGAGCACGTCACCGGCACCGACGACGACTTCCACGTCGAGACGGACGACGCCGGCACGGACGCCACGGACTTCGTGGTCGCGGCGTCGTGGCCCGACAGCTCCTACCTCGACGACTTCGAGCTGTCCCGCATCGACCGCGGGTCGAAGACGATGCTCGACGTCGACCAGTTCGGCCGCACCGACCTCGACGGCGTCTACGCCGCGGGCCGTGTCGCGCGCCAGTACCACCAGACCGTCGTCGCGGCCGGCCACGGCGCGACCGTCGGCCTCACCGTCATCGACGACAGCGACGTCCCCCACTACCACGACTGGGTCGCGCCCGAGGGCTACTTCACGGGCCGCGACCGCGACGTGCCGCCGGGCTGCGAGGAAATCGACGAGGCCGAACGCCGCGAGCGCGAGCAGGCGAGCCTGGACGCCCTCGCCGCGCTCTCCCCCACGGACCCGCCGACGATGCACCCGAGCGTCGAGGACGACGACTGA
- a CDS encoding cytochrome b family protein has product MADDEHTDDAARTDGTGIVPPDDETPTWRERKERTTGLSRLTYEYFERSRREDQDLREESDYVERDVLAFPVWPHELIRNLALTSFFVGMIFFLASTLPPHLGAPANPSQTPSIILPDWYLYWSFGLLKLGPLNPDLAILGGEKLMADRTYGVLANLVVVGFIAIVPFLNKGSARRPVEQPFWASVGVMGVVFAVTISALSMKNLIPIDSHLLFDLTFLVPPIAGAISYALLKTMREGYMYDLNRRYYKLRPPK; this is encoded by the coding sequence ATGGCAGACGACGAACACACCGACGACGCGGCTCGCACCGACGGCACGGGCATCGTTCCGCCGGACGACGAGACGCCGACGTGGCGCGAACGCAAGGAGCGCACGACCGGCCTCTCCCGGCTGACGTACGAGTACTTCGAGCGCTCCCGCCGCGAGGACCAGGACCTCCGCGAGGAGTCCGACTACGTCGAACGCGACGTGCTCGCGTTCCCGGTCTGGCCCCACGAACTCATCCGGAACCTCGCGCTCACGAGCTTCTTCGTCGGGATGATTTTCTTCCTGGCGTCGACGCTCCCGCCGCACCTCGGCGCGCCCGCGAACCCGAGCCAGACGCCGAGCATCATCCTGCCGGACTGGTACCTCTACTGGTCGTTCGGCCTGCTCAAGCTCGGTCCGCTGAACCCCGACCTCGCCATCCTCGGCGGGGAGAAGCTGATGGCCGACCGGACGTACGGCGTGCTCGCCAACCTCGTCGTCGTCGGGTTCATCGCCATCGTCCCGTTCCTCAACAAGGGGAGCGCGCGCCGGCCCGTCGAGCAGCCGTTCTGGGCGTCCGTCGGCGTGATGGGCGTCGTGTTCGCGGTGACCATCAGCGCGCTGTCGATGAAGAACCTGATTCCCATCGACTCGCACCTCCTGTTCGACCTGACGTTCCTCGTGCCGCCGATTGCGGGTGCCATCTCGTACGCCCTGCTGAAGACGATGCGCGAGGGGTACATGTACGATCTCAATCGCCGCTACTACAAGCTCCGGCCGCCGAAGTAA
- a CDS encoding plastocyanin/azurin family copper-binding protein → MNSDADERVTRRRFLRAGAGAAAAGVAATGTAAAQEGEGGPTVVTVAPGGSLAFDPETAYVQPGGTVRWEWASGGHNVVPTSIPEEASWEGHEPLEDSGFTYEHTFEVEGTYEYVCTPHAGAGMKGTIEVTENPPEQTGYQSILPDSAKTLGVAATGSMVSVLGLTYLFMRYGGDYEGDFEA, encoded by the coding sequence ATGAACTCCGATGCAGACGAGCGGGTGACACGCCGCAGGTTCCTCCGGGCGGGTGCCGGTGCCGCCGCTGCGGGGGTCGCCGCAACCGGGACCGCCGCCGCACAGGAGGGCGAGGGCGGCCCGACGGTCGTCACGGTCGCACCGGGCGGGAGCCTCGCGTTCGACCCCGAAACCGCGTACGTCCAGCCGGGCGGCACCGTCCGCTGGGAGTGGGCGAGCGGCGGCCACAACGTCGTCCCGACGTCGATTCCCGAGGAAGCTTCCTGGGAGGGCCACGAACCGCTCGAAGACTCCGGATTCACCTACGAGCACACGTTCGAGGTCGAGGGCACCTACGAGTACGTCTGCACGCCCCACGCCGGTGCGGGGATGAAGGGCACCATCGAAGTCACGGAGAACCCGCCCGAACAGACCGGCTACCAGTCCATCCTCCCGGACAGCGCGAAGACCCTGGGCGTCGCCGCGACCGGGTCGATGGTCTCCGTGCTCGGCCTGACCTACCTCTTCATGCGGTACGGCGGCGACTACGAGGGCGACTTCGAGGCGTAA